CTGGAGGAGCATCCCGACGTGGATGGCATTTTTGCCAGCAGCGATGTGATTGCCGCCTATGCGCTTAAAGCTTGCCTGGCCAGGGAACGACGGGTGCCCCAGGATATCAAAATCGTCGGCTACGACGGCATTTCGCTCCGCGGGTTGCTCTCTCCCGTTCTCACAACCGTTGCCCAGCCGATTGCCGGGATGGGCCAAAAGGCGGTCGATCTCATCATGGAGCAGGTGCAGGGCAACACGGTGCCGATGGAAAATATCTTTCCGGTAGAGCTGATTCAGGGAGAAACGACGTAAACGGCAGCTGGACGCCTAGTCGAGAGGACGTGGCGTCTGGTGATTGTATGTAGACGAAGGGCTAACCGGGAATTTCTGGCCAGCCCTTTGTTTGTTGTTTGTAGAAAATAAAGTCTTGTTCTGCCACTGAATGTTTAAACGATCGTGTCCTGTTTGCTTAATCAACTAATTTTTAATCAATATCAGTCCGAAATTTAGCTTTTCCTCACAACGCGCTTCTGTGGCCTGCTTTCGGGCTTTCGGAGCGCTTTTTTATTGAACCCTAAACCTTATTTGGATTCCCCAATTCTCCAATTGGGGGACCAAGCGAACTTACCGGCTTTAAGAGGGTAAGTTCCATTACCTCTAGATCGTCCTACATAGGGCATTATTGCCTCTGCGCTTCTCTCCAATCATGCCCTGTCAAGAAAAAACCGCGTGATTGCCTCCGCTGTGCTTGCGACAATATACGTTGAAAAAGGAGCAACTCCGCCAGGATCATTCTCAATTTGCCACAGCGGAGTCGCACATCCTTGTTCTGTTTAACCAATAAGTTCAATAAATTGACATAAAATTACTTATTGAAGAAAAGGTGACAGTTACTTTCACACCAGCTGAAGGTGGGAAACCAACACCTATCTTTACAACGCAGGATCAAACAATACCCCTTGGTATCGGCAGTACATATTACATGCAAGGTTCAAGCTGGATGATTTTGTACGGATCAAATGTGGTGAGTCTTTCTGGAAATAAGGCTACCATGATTGGATATGGAACCGCCCAAGTTGAAGCGTTCAAATCCAATGGTGCTGCGTTGGGAGTTTATACTTTCGTCGTTCAAAGATAGTTCTCCAAAAATGAAGGAAGAAAACGAGGTTCTCCTTGTTTTCTTCCTTTTTATTCCTAATTCTATTTAACAGGAATAGTAATTTCTAAATCCGAAAGGTACTCAATTTTTGGATTTCCCTTGTCGTCTAGCTGAAACTGACTCGGATCATTAGTTTGATAAAGATATATATATGGTTTGATAGTGATAAATTCAGGGAGAGATTTAAACGGTTCAAATCTTGAATCGGTTACCAATACATCCCCGCCTGTCGCATTCCACCCATTCCCGGTAATGAACTTGAGTTTATTCCCGTCAGCATCCAAAATATCGTATCCGATAGGAGACTGAGTGAAAGTTTTAGCGGATTTTCCAGTAAAATTAATCCTTGTTGTGATGCTTGTTGTAATCGGCGTAAACTCTACCTTTTCCAAACTTAGGCTGATGTCACCATAGGTCCGTTGTACGGAAGGGGTCAGAACTACGTTGTTGGCCGTGTTCTTTTTAACAGGAATATGGATTACAAATGGCTCCTGCACATCTGTTAAGGTTATATCCATCGTTAATTCAAATTCATCGGGAAAAGCTTGCCCCCCCTGATTGCGTAAATCCGAGAACTCCAGAATCGCAGAATTTGCATTTTCGTTTGGAAAAATATAAGGTCCGATAGTGTTGCTGGTATTGGCAGGCGCAAACGAGTTAATGTCTTTCCCGTCTATAGACAAATGTACGTTCTTAATTTGTTCCTGCACGCTGTATGGTAAAGCTTTGTCTCCGAACTCTTTACGTTCAATGCCAACCGAAACACGTGTTCCATCAAACATAATAACCGGAATTTCCAAGGTCACTCCTTCGTGAGTAGTCTCCATATTCAGAGCCGTCAGCATCCCTTTTTCATCTGCTGTTCTTAGTCCCAAATCACCCGCCAAGCGAAATATCGAATCCATCCCTGGAATTTGCTTCAAAGAATCCGCCATTACGGGGGAGACAAATCCAGAGCCAAACACAAGAACAAGGGCCATAGTTGCGGAAGCAATAACCCACACCGATCTGCGTCTTCGCCCACTTTTTTTGTGACTTCCAGACTCTTTTATGGCGTCATAGTTTTGT
This region of Paenibacillus sp. URB8-2 genomic DNA includes:
- a CDS encoding DUF4179 domain-containing protein, whose translation is MRNMPIAEDKEIMRLKQQIRETPVTVDLVERTLQNYDAIKESGSHKKSGRRRRSVWVIASATMALVLVFGSGFVSPVMADSLKQIPGMDSIFRLAGDLGLRTADEKGMLTALNMETTHEGVTLEIPVIMFDGTRVSVGIERKEFGDKALPYSVQEQIKNVHLSIDGKDINSFAPANTSNTIGPYIFPNENANSAILEFSDLRNQGGQAFPDEFELTMDITLTDVQEPFVIHIPVKKNTANNVVLTPSVQRTYGDISLSLEKVEFTPITTSITTRINFTGKSAKTFTQSPIGYDILDADGNKLKFITGNGWNATGGDVLVTDSRFEPFKSLPEFITIKPYIYLYQTNDPSQFQLDDKGNPKIEYLSDLEITIPVK